In Vespula vulgaris chromosome 7, iyVesVulg1.1, whole genome shotgun sequence, a single window of DNA contains:
- the LOC127064991 gene encoding probable ubiquitin carboxyl-terminal hydrolase FAF-X isoform X1 gives MTIATRGQGVGIDPPDSQQSSQMHSPPGSQQLADSMSGLHLAENVVQTECVNDTITSVDDSNQHLREPDFPISKLNILHEKISSSRWVVPVLPEQELECLLQASIELCKKGIDVQSEACQRFFREGLTISFTKILTDDAVNSWKSHIHNYINANCEHLVELCVLKLDEDWFPLLDLLAMVFDPSNKFHTFNAARASETVPPGCNIPDEELYARPPIESRTPRGWLVDLINRFGRLKGFEILLSRFQSRRNLTVPVIYALIRPFGLCYELLTVHTIIKYLMPIVEMIPVILDNLTDDELKKEAKNEAKNDAISAIIKAAKCLVSRVPHQEEMIKNLEILRLKMILRLLQISSFNGKMNALNEVNKVITSVNYYQHRNTAVEEEEWLTAERMAKWIKDNGVLEIVLRDSLHQPQYVEKLEKILRFIIKVRALTLEDLDNIWAAQAGKHEAIVKNVHDLLAKLAWDFSPEQLDHLFECFQASWKTANKKQREKLLELIRRLAEDDKDGVMAHKVLTLFWNLAHSDEVPTEIMDQALNAHVKILDYSCSQERDAQKTIWLDKCVEELKSGDKWALPALKQIREICLLYEANSNPAHQRSHNLHYRQDVIERLQQDHLVVVLVTNSLTNYMDKVRQLVKENPDLDPNTFVPDGRYNHIMQVHERLNFLRFLLRDGQLWLCAEQANQIWQCLAEQGVFVSDREACFKWFSKLMGEEQDLDPGITANFFENNILRLDPTLLTESGIKCYERFFKTVNSKQGKLILKKRTLLMDDVDLIGTDYLWRVVTNSPEEIANRAIELLKEVNTNLGPRLQSSALEFHDDYIAECMDRLKTHYDTVSALSKVYLGKKEERDEQMSNKIKVEAIKMCRVMKVLQEYINECDTAFPEERKILPLHRAARGKHLSLIIRFPNHIRNTDDIEIYTHSNDTLASLKRQILRRLKGREIGTNVKLDLFINGEGLEQADDRKLLSQIPLRDKMLLSARLSQINSNLPSSPDSSSDSSTSSPHHPYDGPNVENSLPGVVMSQRPQCVNFFFQLADLGCTLQHAQLRDGARNLLQLVPPDNLTVSRLQWLFGHYEDDETSQNPHCNEHNTTVDSLFFTASPSEVLYNLEVLYALLMPAPDPLSDRPFKFQFNFIKSGEVGVVLDMLTKNKFLPNADETTKRSAYLTVLKLCKFLLTVVGNIMVCVLDKVQAGHSENHNNHIQNNQDPVTILKQALQSIPNQTTEYMLRNVAARLVKPLSLRMFSGGTDSDRCHQLFMLALSRDLPDVATIRAIIRLAWAASTGNLNNINASIESLHTMHELNQKEQRCPDNNDVLVCKEALEVLTIALALNSAAFDVLLREKMWHMFLIDLVLLSTSRAIRIVAAEQFFLVSTWCRSVNPPVLFTITLLFTVLNTTVMENSKQCHEYFQLLCRLLNYAHISGCSVSTIENLLNIEITWLKQVRDSVKESGESHVDEAVLEGHLSLTKELVAFLPASKKYEIGSDEKHGINLIKELVEDFVFPASRLMLQLRSTGELSSSQACPVCTTPQSTSAAFDLLVGLCTGCVPNMKLLVTMLTDMFYSERDEPLIEWDYLPPVGLRPLKGFVGLKNAGATCYMNSVLQQLYMVESIRVGLLAAEGAATDLNEDFSGEERIEGEQTIEANDNDTNEEKCGVDESRKEYNIGILKQVQAIFGHLAYSKLQYYIPRGLWKHFKLQGEPVNLREQQDAVEFFMSLVESLDEALKALGHEQIMSKILGGSYSDQKICKGCPHRYSKEEPFSVISVDIRNHSNLLDSLEQYVKGELLEGADAYHCDKCNKKVVTVKRLCVKKLPPILAIQLKRFEYDYERVCAIKFNDYFEFPRDLDMEPYTVSGLAKLEGEVIDCDYEESIKGTCTKYQLTGIVVHSGQASGGHYYSYILHRQTDGTAKWYKFDDGDVTECKMEEEEEMKSQCFGGDYLGEVFDHISKRVSYRKQKRWWNAYMLFYTRLDIEENSLMKSFNELSLYTKLGVMKMPQAIEYSVRKQNIKFMHNRNQFSAEYFQFIKKLVSSDNHNINRQYLNEKPSPEAEELSMLAVQLASRFLFFTGFHTKKTLRGAATEWNDILCHHLCNSKAVRSWFAHNVLLNHPHRFCEYLLSCPSTEVRTAFVKIVVCLAHFSLHDSPSMSSSINSPNILVEPTAKLSDHLMHAVLSLLQREISDHGRHLPHYFSLFHMYANLGLQEKMQLLTLNVPVTFMSVAIDEGPGPAIKYQYPELTKLHQVVSMLIRCCDVSSRISSKESPLPNPYGDSSCQSGYLMPIQPQAAELLFVENSYMKKLIEDANVTEDTTKLLQFCCWENFSLSRTVISELLLQISFVYAHELRHHTDLLLAILLMEDNWQSNRICTALQGLYEEREGLFDIIQKYKNQQQKRAYQCIKCMVQLFSKCRAAHRYLCHSSELKRKWMHAVEWLHDELDKRPYPPTAPYTLPYNNWSPPAQSNDSTNGFGLERSNSAKKTLEKAVVYCSEMEPELEDTREDCVEEAEKYQSQTRDLLRSGRSVVWGSASIGYPEVSVIQQMQEDQPQPGPSPVHTPLLAHQIRSPHNCESSQSTSQDP, from the exons ATGACGATTGCTACAAGGGGCCAGGGGGTAGGAATAGATCCTCCCGATAGCCAGCAGAGTTCACAG ATGCATAGTCCACCTGGTTCACAACAATTAGCTGATTCAATGTCAGGTCTTCACCTCGCAGAAAATGTGGTACAAACTGAGTGTGTCAACGATACTATAACTTCTGTAGATGACAGTAATCAGCACCTTAGAGAACCTGATTTTCCTATCTCTAAACTTAACATTCttcatgaaaaaatatctagTTCACGATGGGTCGTCCCAGTCCTACCTGAACAAGAATTAGAGTGCCTCTTACAAGCTAGCATTGAGCTTTGTAAAAAGg GAATTGATGTACAAAGCGAAGCGTGTCAGCGTTTCTTTCGTGAAGGGcttacaatttcttttaccAAAATATTGACGGACGATGCGGTGAATAGTTGGAAATCGCATATTCACAACTATATCAATGCAAATTGTGAACATTTAGTGGAACTCTGTGTTTTGAAATTAGATGAGGATTGGTTTCCATTACTTGATTTATTGGCAATGGTTTTTGATCCCAGTAATAA ATTTCATACATTTAATGCAGCAAGAGCATCCGAAACTGTTCCTCCTGGATGTAATATTCCAGATGAGGAACTTTACGCACGTCCACCCATTGAGTCAAGAACACCTCGTGGATGGCTTGTAGATCTAATAAATAG ATTTGGAAGATTAAAGGGATTTGAAATTCTTCTCTCAAGATTTCAGAGTCGTCGTAATTTAACTGTACCAGTAATCTATGCCCTGATTAGGCCTTTTGGTTTATGTTATGAATTATtgactgtccatacaataataaaatacctTATGCCTATTGTG GAAATGATACCTGTTATTTTGGACAACTTAACTGATGatgaattaaagaaagagGCAAAAAATGAAGCAAAAAATGATGCCATATCAGCCATAATTAAAGCTGCAAAATGTTTGGTATCAAGAGTACCTCATCaagaagaaatgattaaaaaccTGGAAATACTgagattaaaaatgatattgagACTATTACAAATATCTTCCTTTAATGGAAAAATGAATGCTTTAAACGAAGTAAATAAGGTTATTACAAGTGTGAATTATTATCAGCATCGTAATACAGCTGTAGAGGAGGAAGAATGGTTGACTGCTGAACGTATGGCA AAATGGATTAAAGATAACGGAGTATTGGAAATAGTTTTGAGAGATTCATTACATCAACCACAATATGtagaaaaattggaaaaaattttacgatttattataaaagtacgTGCCCTCACATTAGAAGACTTAGATAACATATGGGCAGCTCAAGCCGGTAAACATGAAGCTATTGTAAAGAATGTTCATGATTTGTTGGCTAAATTAGCTTGGGATTTTAGTCCTGAACAACTCGACCATCTGTTTGAATGCTTTCAG GCAAGTTGGAAAACTGCTAATAAAAAACAgcgagaaaaattgttagaatTGATCAGAAGACTCGCAGAAGACGATAAAGATGGAGTTATGGCTCATAag GTGTTAACCCTTTTTTGGAATCTGGCTCATTCAGACGAAGTTCCCACTGAGATAATGGATCAGGCATTGAATGCACATGTTAAAATTTTGGACTATTCATGTTCGCAAGAAAGAGATGCACAAAAGACAATCTGGTTAGATAAATGTGtggaagaattaaaaagtgGGGACAAATGGGCTTTACCTGCTCTGAAACAAATCCGGgagatttgtttattatacgAAGCAAATTCTAATCCAGCTCATCAACGTAGCCATAATTTACATTATAG acAGGATGTTATAGAACGTTTACAGCAGGACCATTTAGTTGTAGTACTTGTAACTAACagtttaacaaattatatgGACAAAGTGCGTCAATTGGTAAAGGAGAATCCAGACCTTGATCCAAATACCTTTGTGCCTGATGGTCGATACAATCATATTATGCAAGTGCACGAAAGACTTAATTTTTTGCGTTTTCTATTAAGA gATGGTCAGTTATGGTTATGTGCAGAACAAGCCAATCAAATCTGGCAATGTTTAGCCGAACAAGGTGTGTTTGTCTCAGATCGCGAGGCTTGTTTCAAATGGTTTTCTAAACTTATGGGAGAAGAACAGGATCTTGACCCAGGAATAACTGCGaacttttttgaaaataatatactgCGGTTAGATCCAACGTTACTTACTGAAAGTGGTATAAAGTGTTATGAGAGATTTTTTAAAACTGTTAATTCTAAACAAGGAAAGTTGATactaaagaaaagaacattacTTATGGATGATGTTGATTTGATTGGAACTGATTATTTGTGGCGG GTGGTAACAAATAGTCCTGAAGAAATCGCAAATCGTGCTATAGAACTTTTAAAAGAAGTAAACACTAATTTAGGACCACGTCTGCAATCATCTGCACTAGAGTTTCATGATGATTATATAGCAGAATGTATGGATAGATTAAAGACTCATTATGATACTGTGTCTGCCTTAAGTAAGGTTTAccttggaaagaaagaagaaagggatgAGCAAatgtcaaataaaattaaagtagAGGCTATAAAAATGTGTCGTGTAATGAAAGTATTGCAAGAGTACATAAATGAATGTGACACTGCATTTCcagaagaacgaaaaatattacCATTACACAg agCAGCTCGTGGAAAACATTTATCTCTTATAATTAGATTTCCAAATCATATTCGTAATACGGAtgatatagagatatatacacatagcaACGATACATTGGCTTCATTAAAACGTCAAATATTACGTCGAttgaaagggagagagattgGGACAAATGTGAAACtcgatttattcattaatgGCGAAGGCTTGGAACAAGCGGATGATAGAAAATTGTTATCTCAAATTCCACTTAGAGATAAAATG ctATTATCTGCCAGATTAAGTCAAATAAATAGTAATCTACCTAGTTCTCCAGATAGCAGTTCAGATAGTTCAACTAGTTCTCCGCATCATCCTTATGATGGGCCAAATGTAGAGAACAGTTTACCTGGAGTG gTTATGTCACAGAGACCACAGTGtgtgaattttttcttccaattAGCAGATCTTGGTTGTACATTGCAACATGCTCAGTTACGCGATGGTGCTCGAAATCTTTTGCAATTAGTACCACCTGATAATTTGACAGTATCAAGATTACAATGGCTTTTTGGCCATTATGAAGATGATGAAACTTCACAGAATCCTCATTGTAACGAACACAACACAACAGtagattctttattttttactgcAAGTCCTAGTgaagttttatataatttagag GTGTTATATGCATTGTTGATGCCAGCTCCTGATCCTCTGTCTGATAGACCATTTaagtttcaatttaattttattaaaagtggCGAAGTAGGAGTTGTACTTGAtatgttaacaaaaaataaatttttgccAAATGCAGACGAGACTACTAAACGATCTGCCTATTTGACAGTGCTGAAACTCTGCAAATTTTTACTAACAGTAGTTGGAAATATTATGGTATGTGTATTAGATAAAGTTCAAGCTGGACATTCGGAAAATCACAATAATCACATACAAAATAATCAAGATCCTGTAACTATTTTAAAACAGGCTTTACAAAGCATACCTAATCAAACCACTGAATATATGCTAAGAAATGTTGCAGCACGTTTAGTAAAACCTTTGTCACTACGAATGTTCTCTGGTGGAACTGATTCTGATAGGTGTCATCAGCTTTTTATGCTAGCTCTTTCACGAGATTTACCCGATGTGGCCACTATTCGTGCCATAATTAGATTAGCGTGGGCTGCATCAACTGgaaatttgaataatattaatgcatCCATTGAAAGTCTTCATACAATGCATGAACTAAATCAGAAGGAACAAAGATGTCctgataataatgatgtattag tTTGTAAAGAAGCGTTGGAAGTCTTGACAATAGCTTTAGCGCTTAATTCGGCGGCATTCGATGTTCtattgagagaaaaaatgtggCATATGTTTTTAATAGACCTTGTATTACTGAGTACATCGAGAGCAATTAGAATTGTGGCAGCAGAACAATTTTTCCTTGTGTCGACATGGTGCCGTAGTGTAAACCCACCAGTGTTATTTACTATTACATTACTCTTTACTGTTTTAAATACTACAGTTATGGAAAATTCAAAACAGTGTCATGAGTATTTTCAG CTCTTATGTAGACTGTTAAATTATGCACATATATCAGGATGTTCTGTCTCAACTATAGAAAACTTactaaatattgaaataacttGGTTAAAACAAGTGAGAGATAGTGTTAAGGAATCAGGGGAAAGTCATGTGGACGAGGCAGTTCTCGAAGGTCACCTTAGTCTTACTAAGGAATTAGTAGCCTTCTTGCCTGCTAGTAAAAAGTATGAAATTGGATCTGACGAGAAACAtggaataaatttgataaag GAATTAGTAGAAGATTTCGTCTTCCCTGCATCACGTCTAATGTTGCAACTTCGTAGTACCGGAGAATTAAGTTCATCGCAAGCTTGTCCAGTGTGTACTACTCCGCAGTCAACTAGCGCAGCATTCGACTTACTTGTAGGTCTTTGTACAGGCTGTGTACCCAACATGAAACTTCTAGTCACGATGCTCACTGACATGTTTTATTCGGAAAGAGATGAGCCATTAATTGAATGGGACTATTTACCACCAGTTGGGCTTAGGCCACTTAAAGGCTTCGTAGGTTTGAAGAATGCAGGAGCTACATGTTATATGAACTCAGTATTACAACAATTATACATGGTTGAAAGTATTAGAGTTGGACTATTAGCTGCGGAAGGAGCAGCAACTGATTTAAACGAAGATTTTTCTGGGGAAGAAAGAATCGAAGGAGAACAAACTATAGAAGCAAATGATAATGACACCAATGAAGAAAAGTGTGGAGTTGACGAATCAAGGAAGGAATATAATATCGGCATTTTAAAACAAGTGCAAGCAATATTTGGACATTTGGCTTACAGcaaattacaatattacatACCAAGAGGTCTTTGGAAACATTTTAA ACTGCAGGGTGAACCTGTAAATCTTAGGGAACAGCAAGATGCAGTGGAGTTTTTTATGAGCTTAGTGGAAAGCTTGGATGAAGCGCTCAAAGCTTTGGGGCATGAACAAATAATGAGTAAAATTCTTGGTGGCTCATATAGTGATCAAAAAATCTGCAAAGGTTGCCCTCATAG ATATTCCAAAGAAGAACCATTCAGTGTGATTAGTGTGGATATAAGGAATCATAGTAATCTATTGGATTCTCTTGAACAATATGTGAAAGGTGAACTATTGGAAGGAGCCGATGCTTATCATTGTGATAAATGCAACAAAAAA GTAGTAACAGTAAAGAGGTTATGCGTGAAAAAACTGCCACCTATTTTAGCGATACAGCTAAAAAGGTTTGAATATGACTATGAACGAGTTTGTgctattaaatttaatgattatttcgAGTTCCCAAGAGATCTTGATATGGAACCATATACAGTCTCTGGCTTAGCTAAGTTGGAAGGAGAAGTCATAGATTGTGATTATGAGGAATCTATAAAAGGAACTTGtacaaaatatcaattaacTGGCATTGTAGTACATAGTGGCCAGGCTAGTGGTggtcattattattcttatattttgcATAG ACAAACCGATGGTACTGCTAAATGGTATAAATTTGATGACGGAGATGTAACAGAATGTAaaatggaagaggaagaagaaatgaaatcgCAATGCTTTGGTGGTGATTATTTGGGTGAAGTGTTTGATCATATATCGAAGCGTGTCAGTTACCGTAAACAAAAACGATGGTGGAATGCGTATATGCTTTTTTATACCAGATTAGAcatagaagaaaattctttaatgAAAAGTTTCAACGAATTGTCATTAT ATACTAAGCTAGGTGTAATGAAAATGCCACAAGCTATCGAATACAGTGTGAGGAAACAGAATATTAAGTTTATGCATAATCGGAATCAATTTAGTgcagaatattttcaatttataaaaaaattagtgTCTTCTGATAATCATAACATTAACAGACAATATCTTAACGAAAAACCC AGCCCAGAAGCAGAGGAGTTGTCGATGTTAGCAGTTCAATTAGCGTcaagatttttattcttcactGGTTTTCATACTAAGAAAACATTACGTGGTGCAGCCACAGAGTGGAATGATATTTTATGTCATCATCTTTGTAATAGTAAAGCAGTACGCTCCTGGTTCGCTCATAATGTTCTTCTGAATCATCCACACAg attTTGTGAATATCTTTTAAGTTGTCCTAGTACCGAAGTAAGAACAGCTTTCGTTAAAATTGTCGTGTGTCTTGCACATTTTTCATTACACGATAGCCCATCAATGTCTTCTAGTATAAATTCACCAA ATATACTTGTAGAACCAACTGCAAAACTGAGCGATCATCTAATGCATGCGGTACTGTCGTTACTCCAAAGAGAAATCTCCGATCATGGTCGCCATCTTCcacattatttttcattatttcacaTGTATGCTAATTTAGGATTGCAAGAGAAAATGCAATTGCTCACG cTTAACGTTCCAGTTACGTTCATGTCAGTCGCGATTGACGAAGGGCCTGGACCagcaataaaatatcaatatccTGAATTGACAAAACTCCATCAAGTTGTTAGTATGTTGATACGTTGTTGCGACGTATCTTCGAGAATATCTTCGAAAGAATCACCTTTACCAAATCCATATGGTGATTCATCGTGCCAGTCAGGCTATCTCATGCCTATTCAACCACAAGCAGCTGAACTTCTTTTTGTTGAAAATAG ttatatgAAAAAGTTGATCGAAGATGCTAATGTTACCGAAGATACTACCAAGTTATTGCAGTTCTGTTGTTGGGAAAACTTCAGTTTATCACGAACAGTAATTAGCGAATTACTTTTACAAATAAGTTTCGTTTATGCACACGAATTAAGGCATCATACGGATCTTCTTCTTGCTATACTTCTTATGGAAGATAATTGGCAGAGTAATCGTATTTGTACAGCACTTCAag gtttatacgaagaaagagagggattatttgatataatacagaaatataaaaatcaacaaCAGAAACGAGCATACCAATGTATAAAGTGTATGGTACAATTGTTTAGCAAATGTAGAGCTGCGCATCGGTATTTGTGTCATTCATctgaattgaaaagaaaatggatgcATGCGGTTGAATGGCTTCACGATGAGTtagataaa agACCATATCCACCAACAGCACCCTACACACTACCATATAATAATTGGTCTCCTCCAGCACAATCCAATGATTCAACGAACGGATTTGGATTAGAACGTAGTAACAGTGCTAAAAAGACTTTGGAGAAAGCAGTAGTTTATTGTTCTGAAATGGAACCAGAACTCGAAGATACAAGGGAAGATTGCGTAGAAGAAGCAGAAAAGTATCAATCTCAAACGAGAGATTTATTGCGATCTGGTCGTAGTGTAGTTTGGGGATCTGCGTCTATAGG TTATCCCGAAGTTTCTGTAATACAACAAATGCAAGAAGATCAGCCACAGCCTGGACCGTCTCCAGTTCACACACCTCTTCTAGCACATCAAATTCGCAGTCCACATAATTGTGAGTCATCCCAAAGTACAAGCCAGGATCCATAA